Proteins co-encoded in one Euleptes europaea isolate rEulEur1 chromosome 1, rEulEur1.hap1, whole genome shotgun sequence genomic window:
- the AMIGO3 gene encoding amphoterin-induced protein 3: MMNMLPLATVIRKFLGNLLVFLELLVEVSTSDSPAFMRCPQACICTADLLSCARQELHQIPVTLPPTATTLDLSHNAITHLHDHWLATLPRLHTLRISHNQINDLSQQVFHNAIYLVHLDMSSNHLHAVKKHYFENLVNLQELLLYNNKIVEVDGNAFVKLISLQKVYLSWNRIAKFPFRSIQGFKHTHLRTLDLSANNLSSIPVEVIAALPVYIKNGLYLHNNPVKCECSLHQMLQEWKHRGFNSVQDFTEEHTCKAYSNVPRSIVNTFKYKYFENCSRSLKELSIPEIACKVGVSLVIHCNTSLHDDNTTVYRWISPKHELFMYPEHSDETHKVLQNGSLKITNAKLLHSGVYVCVAISEHQKINTTYEVNITVQHPKLADPFNTGITTLLGCVVSLLLVLMYLYLTPCRCSKCFKKPASAPQDCSAQSSILSTTPPATEGPNRKISTNKHVVFLEPIKEAQNGKVRLAVGENFPDAKSPRLLPLKLDSESISSVFSDHPIMSFEAEELSRADG, translated from the coding sequence ATGATGAATATGCTTCCATTGGCTACAGTTATCCGGAAATTTCTTGGGAATCTGCTAGTATTCTTAGAACTGCTTGTTGAAGTCAGCACAAGTGATTCACCTGCCTTCATGAGATGCCCTCAGGCTTGCATTTGTACTGCTGATCTCTTGAGCTGTGCTAGACAGGAGCTTCACCAGATCCCTGTCAcactgccccctacagccaccaCCTTGGACCTCAGCCACAATGCCATTACTCACCTTCATGACCACTGGCTGGCCACCTTACCACGCCTTCACACCCTCAGGATCAGCCACAATCAGATCAATGACCTCTCGCAGCAGGTGTTCCACAATGCCATTTACCTTGTGCACCTGGACATGTCTTCCAACCATCTGCACGCTGTCAAGAAGCACTACTTTGAAAACCTTGTGAACTTGCAAGAGCTATTGCTATACAATAACAAAATTGTAGAAGTAGACGGAAATGCATTCGTCAAGCTCATCAGTTTGCAAAAGGTCTATCTGAGCTGGAATCGGATAGCTAAATTCCCATTCAGGTCCATTCAAGGATTCAAACACACTCACCTGAGGACCCTTGATCTTTCTGCCAACAATTTAAGCAGCATCCCTGTTGAAGTAATAGCAGCCTTGCCTGTCTACATAAAAAATGGtttatatcttcacaacaatcccgtGAAATGTGAGTGCTCTCTCCATCAGATGCTTCAAGAATGGAAACATCGTGGCTTCAATTCCGTGCAGGATTTCACCGAAGAGCATACCTGCAAAGCCTATAGCAACGTTCCACGATCTATAGTCAATACCTTCAAGTACAAGTATTTTGAAAACTGCTCCAGAAGCCTAAAAGAACTGAGTATTCCAGAGATTGCCTGCAAAGTGGGAGTATCCTTAGTAATTCATTGCAACACCAGCCTTCATGACGACAATACCACCGTCTATAGGTGGATCTCTCCCAAGCATGAATTGTTCATGTACCCTGAGCACAGCGATGAGACacacaaagttttacaaaatggaAGCCTAAAGATTACAAATGCCAAGCTTTTGCATTCCGGTGTTTATGTGTGCGTAGCTATCAGCGAGCACCAAAAGATCAACACAACTTACGAAGTCAACATCACAGTCCAGCACCCCAAATTGGCTGACCCTTTCAACACTGGCATCACAACCCTCCTAGGGTGCGTTGTCAGTTTGTTACTGGTCCTCATGTACTTGTACCTCACGCCGTGTCGCTGCTCCAAGTGTTTCAAGAAGCCTGCAAGTGCTCCTCAAGACTGCAGTGCCCAGTCATCCATACTAAGTACCACCCCACCAGCCACAGAAGGGCCGAATCGCAAAATCAGCACAAACAAGCATGTTGTTTTCCTAGAGCCCATCAAGGAGGCTCAGAACGGCAAGGTCAGACTGGCTGTTGGCGAGAACTTTCCTGATGCTAAAAGCCCCAGGCTCCTGCCGCTTAAGTTGGACTCTGAATCCATCAGTTCAGTCTTTTCAGATCACCCTATCATGTCCTTTGAAGCAGAAGAGCTGTCACGGGCAGATGGGTAG